The nucleotide sequence ctgcttaggattctctttctctctctccctctgccctccccctgcttgtgtgctctctctctctctaaaataaaattttaaaaaatatatcatattgATGAAACAGAGTGGGTGACTGAATGACAAGAGGGAGCCAACCAGGTGAAGAAGAGCATGAGGAGTGGGCAAAGGTTTTCAGGAAGAGGGGGTCAAAAGTGCTGGGATGTTGAGGGAATGATTTCAGATGTTTGAGAACATCAAGAAATCTGATCTTGCAGGAGCATTGTTTGAACATAGAGGAGGAGTACAGATTGGAGGGCCTCTCCTTACAATGCATTCAGATTTATTCCAAGAACAATGAAAAaccattcaaatattttaagcGGGTAAGAGCAAGATATGATTTAGATTATAAAAAGTTGTGAAGACTAGATTGTAAAGAGCAAGGGCAGAAGCAAGGGACCAGCTAAGAAGCTGTTGCCCTTTTCCAGATGAGCGATGATGGCTTGAACCAGGATGGAAGTaacaagagatggagagaagtggaggGATTCAGGATACATTTTGGATGAAGACCTCACCTCACAGAACTTGCCGGTGAATTAGATCCAGGGCAAGAATCAGTGAGAAAAGGGAAAGTGGGGAAAAGATGTTTCCTAGGTTTTCAGCCTGAACATGTAGTTGTCATGTCCCAGGATGGGTCACATGGAGAGAATATGATCGGCAGGGGAAGACTTCAAGACATTTATTTTAGCCACATTAGTATCACATGGCTATTAGACACCCAAGTGGAGATGTCAAGAAGCCTGTTGGATAAATGAGTCTGGAGCTTTGGATATAAATTTAGGAGTCGCTGACATTTACATAGTATTTAAGACCTGGGACTGGATGACATCACTGGACACAGAatgtggaaagagaagaaagccaaGGACTGAGCCCTAGCAAGCGCTAACATTTAGAGGTTGAGCAGAAGAagactaaggaaaagaaaaccagttGGAAGGAAACTCAGAGAGTGTGGCATTCTAGTTGTGCAATCACAAATAAAACATGGTAGAGAGGGATGGGGTAGGATGGAGTGAGAGGGGGATAGAGAGGCTAAGGAAGGTCTCTCAGGGAAGGTGACATTAGATCTCAgtgaaattttaatgaaaagagtGAGTCATTATGAAAAGCCAGGGGAAAACATTACAGGCAAAGGGTACAGTAAGTGCCAAGGCCCAGTGGCAGATTAAGATCCTCTAGTTCTAGGAACATAGATGAGGTCCAATGTGGCTAGGGCACATAGAGCGTTAGGAGAGGAAACCAGAAAGCAACCTAGTGGACAGGTCCTAAAGGGCCTTGTAAATCACTATAAGGAATTTGGATAATCTGGTGCTAGAAAAGCTGAGTAATGCAACTCTATCTACTTATTTTAAGGATCATTTGAGTTGCTTGGGGGAGAATGCATTGTAAACAGGACCAGAGTGGGATGGGGGACCAAGCCTTGGGATAATCCAAGGATGGTTCGAGGTCTTCACCACCACCCTCAGCCCCACCTTGATGCCCAACGCTCTGCAATCTCCACCAGGGCCGAGACGCGGTTAGAGACGCCGAGCCTTAGGTGATTCAGAATCTCAGACACTGACTGGGGTGAGCATGGATGTCCGTGGAGTTGGGTGGAAGGGGTGGAGAAGCCTGCCACCATCACCCAGGGGGATCAGACTGGCGCTTATCCTCTGCTGACCTCTCCAACCCTCCACCTGGGACCCAGCTGGGCGCACTCCAGCCGCACGGCAGCAAGAGGGTTAAACGGTGCGGGGCCCACCGCGGGAGGGGGAGAGGCGGAGACCGTGCTCTCCGAGCTGTCGCGCCGAGCCCAGCCGAGCCGAGCGCAGCCCGAGCCGAGCCGAGCCGAGCATCtcccgccgccaccgccgccccGCGCCCCGggcgcccaccccccaccctctccagcNNNNNNNNNNNNNNNNNNNNNNNNNNNNNNNNNNNNNNNNNNNNNNNNNNNNNNNNNNNNNNNNNNNNNNNNNNNNNNNNNNNNNNNNNNNNNNNNNNNNggcgccccccgccccccgcccctcccggcgCGGTCCCTCGCCCGGGCTCGAGTCACCAGCCCCTAGGCGCGCCTGCCCCTCGGTGCTCTCCATCCCTCCGCCGGTCCCGACTCCATCCTGCCCTCCTGGCGCAGCGGTCACCGTCCCCGGGGCTGCCTCCATCCCGCCTTCGGGTCAACCCTCGGCGCGGTGCAgcctcctgcctcaggctccctgctctcGGAGCTCCCTCCCTCGGAGTCCGTTCGCTGACCCCCCAGTGCTCGCTTCCCCGCACTCTCGCCGCTTTCCAGCCTGTCCGGGAGCTCGGGCCCCTGGGAGGGGTGGGCCCGGGGCAGCTCTGGGGATGGGGCCCGGTTCCCCCACCGCAAGGcttccgccccacccccagctcgtCTCCTGCGCACAACAGGTCggtgagaaaagaggagagggtgggggtggcgcGCCAAGCTAGGGACTGcgggcttcctggagggggtggCTAAAGAGGGTGCGGGGCTCAGGGACTGGAGTTGACGTTGGTTTTGCGGGGAGGAGGATGCACAAGGCCGAGAGGCAAGTGACTCCTGGAGTCAGCTGGCTACAGATATCCCCTTCAGCCCTTCTCTGCTCCACTGGTTCGCTCTAACCTCAGTCCTTCCTCTTTAcctccctcctgcttccttctATTCccgtccctctctcccttcagcccGTCAGGGCCCCTATCCATCCCTGTCTCTTTCCATAGCTCCATAGCCCTttacatttgaagaaacaatTTCCAACTCCTccatctttgcttctctgttttctgtccaccccccccccttcctcttgTCATTCTGTTTTCAGTATTATGTTCTcccctttttccatttcttttctccccatccctggtcttctccttttctctcttccctttccactCTTTTACGCTTCCCATTTTGCCTGGACCTTTCCTTCCCTgatctcctgcccttccccccttttcccctGATCCTGAGACCCCTTCACCCTCCAGGTTTCCCTCTCTCACCTGTATTCTTATATTGTTCTCCCTCCAGCATTTTCCAAGCTTTTCGTGTTCTGTACCCACCTCCTTCCCAGTCCATTCTCCTTCAGGATTGATTACTCTGCCTCACCTAGTGCGCTGTACTGGCTtcctcctcaccttcctcctctccttacTCTTAAccacccctccttctcctctcttccctctggctgctcccctttcccttccccagacTTTCCCATCATACCCCCCTGTTATTCTCTGGGAGTACTTAATATGCAGATTCCAAAGGATCCAGGGTGTCATATCCTCATCTACTCTGGGGAGCCTGGTTCCCCTGGATCCACTACCCTTAGCTCTGAGAACATGTCCTTCCTCTTTCAAAACCAACCATCCCAGGACTCTTCATCCAGGAGAGTTACATTTGAGGGGGTGGCTTCTCCGCAGCTTCACCTACCTTCAGAGAGCACCTATGCATTTGGATGGTTTAACATTGAGCAAAAATTATACACTGTAGTTTTTCTCCCACccacttctgtctttctctttttttccccgtCCTCCATCCCTATTCTCCTTCCCCTGAAGATGCAGATTCCCCGGGGCCCAGCATAAGAGAAATGCTTGGGACTCCCAGCCCGGAGGGCCTGCAAGCTGGGAGTGCACGCCTTGTGCACgccacacacacattcacacactcgCTCAGATTgacttccttttccctcccccactctcagaCTCCCTCCCTAGTGGTAGGTGCTCAAGGAATCACAAGGTTTTTGGCTCTAAATTAAGCTCCAACAAGAGCTTGGAGCTGTGGGCAGAGGaagtgagaaggaaggaagccagagaaGAGAGAGTAGACCCTGAGGTGGGGAAGTTAATGGGATCTCTGGGCAGCAGTATATAGGGGCTGGGGGCTAGACAGGAACCACTCTGCGagttccccctgccccccagaaaGATGCTAAGCGGCAGCTGACAGCCTGGGAGGGCAGATGGGGGTAGGACTGGTGGCTGAATGAGCCGGGGAAGCACTCAGTATAGGGTTGAGATGTGACAaccccctctctcccccagtaAAGGCTGAAAATCTGGGTCACAGCTGAGGAAGAGCTCAGACATGAAGTCCAAGATGTGGTAAGTTTGGCACAGCAGAGGGAGCTGGGGGGCCACTTCTCCTGGGGACTGGGCCCTTTCCTCCTAGGTCCACCCAGGGCCTTTGATCCCAAGGGCCAGACCCTAGGAAGGTAGGGAATGAGGCCTGTCTTCCCAAGGCCCGCCTGCTTTTCCAGAGACAgctggagggaggcagcctgGGATCTCTGGTAGGAGCCTGTGCTCCCCACACATAAGGCCAAGATGGGCTTGAGTCTtaccccctttctctccctttacaGGCCTGCACTGTTGCTGtcccacctccttcctctctggccaCTGCTGTTgctgcccctcccaccacctGCTCAAggttcctcctcttcccctcgaACCCCACCAGCCCCAGCCCGGCCCCCCTGTGCCCGGGGAGGCCCCTCTGCTCCACGCCATGTGTGCGTGTGGGAGCGGGCACCCCCACCAAGCCGATCCCCTCGGGTCCCAAGATCTCGTCGGCAAGTCCTGCCGGGCACTGCGCCCCCTGCCACCCCATCAGGCTTTGAGGAGGGGCCACCCTCATCGCAGTACCCCTGGGCTATTGTGTGGGGCCCTACAGTGTCTCGAGAGGATGGGGGGGACCCCAACTCTGCCAATCCTGGATTTCTGCCTCTGGACTATGGTTTTGCAGCCCCTCATGGGCTGGCAACCCCACACCCCAACTCAGACTCCATGCGGGGTGATGGAGATGGGCTCATCCTTGGAGAAGCACCTGCCACCCTGCGGCCGTTCCTTTTTGGGGGCCGTGGGGAAggtgagtgggagtgggggaaggtgagtgggagtgggagaggctgGTAGGGGGATGAAGGGTTGAGAGGCCAGTTGAAAGCTCTAAAGGTGGCAACAGAGTCCTTGTCTGTTAGTTCCTCCCAcaaatgtgtcaggcactgtgctggcacAGGAGGCAGAGATGAAATGCCGTCTGAGCCCTGGAGGAGCTCAGGTCCACTAGAAAGGACAGATATGTAAACACTTGGGATGAGTCAATGTAACAAATGCTCTATTAGAAACATACACAGCATGTTTttaggaaaagagggaagggagagattaCTTTTGCCTGGGGATCAGGACACCTTCCAAGAATTGATATTGGAGTTGGACCTTGAAATTGGAGTGGGAGTAGTCCATGCAGAAGAACACCGTGGAGAAAAAGGACCTTCAGGGTGACATCTCAGCTCAGGGAATGCCAAGATAGGGCCAGTAGCTTGGGGGTGGGGCTAGGGCACAGATCGACATTTCCACCCCTTAGTTTCTGTGCAGAGAGGGGGTTCTCTCTGACCTTGGAACCTCCTTCTCATCACATGCATACAGAAGATTTGGGAATGTGGAGGAAAGGAACTGAAAACTCCACGGAGAGCAGATAACAAGAATAAAggtgggaaggggtggaggggggggatCCAGGAAAGCAGCAAGAGTTGGACAATGTGGGTTCTAATAGCAGCACTCTGTAAACTTAACTGAACCTGAAGCCTAatcccactccccacctccctcttggCCCCTACCACTTCAGGCCTCCCTAAAACTTTCTTCCCATCCCAATCAGGTGTGGACCCCCAGCTCTATGTCACAATTACCATCTCCATCATTATTGTTCTCGTGGCCACTGGCATCATCTTCAAGTTCTGGTAAGCTGCGAGGAGGAGGGTGCTGGCAGATGGGGGCCAGATGTTTGGCAATGTTTGGCTGAAGGAGGGCAGGAGCAAGGGCAATGTTTATGCTGCAGGTGGGATAGAAAGTGGTGGACTCTGGGGAGGAAGACCTTGGAAAAAAGTGGTGAGGATTTGCAGCGGGATAGACAGTGAGAAATCAGGGCACACTCCTTTTCCCAGGGAAATACAAGGATAATGGGAAAGGCAGGAGACTTAAGTGCACTAGGGGCTGGCAAGGGATGCCTTGGTGGGCATTTCCTCTAAGACAGAGAAAACTGATCCGGTCTGCAGGGCCCCTTcctggggctgcctggggagaagggagacagtCCAGAGCTCTTTGCATGCATTTAATAATGGGTTGCTCAGTCCTTCACACTTTACCGAGAGAATCATTAGACTCAGGTGTCCAGGTCATTAGCTGATTTTGAACTAGAACTAAACCTGCCAGGTGCCTGCTGAGGACCGAAATGACTCTTCTGGGCATGCGTCGGGGAGGGAATGATTCTGGGGGACTCTGTGTTGGTGGGGAGGAGGTACCAGTTCTGTGTGATCTGGATTAGGTGGGAAGGATAGTTTACATCCTGAGCCCCCTGGGAGGGGTGGTAGGGGAAGTAGCTTTATGGACACTCCGTCTCCAAAGATTTGATGTAGGGAACTGTTAATAGGCCAGTTTTTCTGCTATAGGATGTCGGGGTGTCtaagggaaggtgggggtggcTAACACTGCAAGACCAGGATGGGGGCTTCTTAAGTGTGTGAAAGAACCTCTTTCTTTCTGGTGCACCAGCTGGGACCGAAGCCAGAAGCGGCGCAGGCCCTCCGGGCAGCAAGGTGCCCTAAGGCAGGAGGAGAGCCAGCAGCCGCTGACAGACCTGTCCCCAGCAGGGGTCACTGTACTGGGGGCCTTCGGGGACTCGCCTTCCCCTACCCCTGACCATGAGGAGCCCCGAGGGGGACCCCGGCCTGGGATGCCCCAGCCCAAGGGGGCTCCAGCCTTCCAGTTGAACCGGTGAGGGCAGGGGCAAAGGgctgggagggctgggagggCCAGAGCGTTGGTTGGGGGTGCTCTctcctgggtgggtggggaggaggcaaatATACCCCCTACAGCTCCTGGCCCTTCCTAGGACTGGACCAGTTCCTCTCTGGGGGACCCTTCCTTCTCCCGCTCTCTGTGGATCTATGTCCTGTTGTTGCGCTGCCATTTAACTCAACTCTGCCCTCTTCTCCTTGAGTCCCTTTCTTTGCCTCAGACTTCCTTTCAATTCTGGCCTACCCCATGGTTCCTGACTGtgccctttccctcttcctctcaggATTCCCCTGGTGAATCTGTGACGCCCCCCAATGTTGGGGTGCCGCCAAGCAGGAGGCCAAGGGGCCGGCACAGCCCCCATCCCACTGAGGGTGGGGCGGCTGTGGGAGCTGGGGCCACAGGTGCTCCTGGCTCCTGCCCTTGCACACCACCCTGGAACACTCACTGGCCCAATAGGTGATCTTACCTGCTCACCCTCCTTCAGGTGGGGGCCTCACACATCTGTGGCTTGTGgtgccccatccccacccttGCACACTCACATGAAAGCCTTGCACACTCACCTCCACGCTCCCGGGCCATTGCACACACTTGTGCTCTTGTACAGCCAGTCTTCTGCACCTTCTCTCCACCCACACCTCCCCTCCCTATCCCTCACCTTCTTTGTTTCAcactttcactttctcttccttccacatTCCATGCTCAGTTCATTCACTCAGTGGTCAGTGGGTGAATTTCCTATTGCTTCTCACGTTCACTTCCTGGCCCCATGTTGTGGTGTTATGTGttgtgctcatgctctccctcatGCACACCCACTGATCCAGTTTCTGTGGTCCCCGCATGCTGCCCCAGAGATGGGTGGGAGGTGAGCTGGGGGCTTCTTCTGCCCCCATCTGTCCTGGTCCCACCCCAAGCCATGTCATGTTTCATCGCCTTCCCTGTCCCACCCCAAGGGCGTGCTCCTTACGCTGAGGGCTCCCCCATAGGCATGGGGGTAGTGAGGCTCCAAGCTCCCCCTCAACTCCACTGCTAAATTCTGTTGTCTGGGAGATGGGTTTATGGGGAGTCACCTGCTACACTACATGAGAAAGGGGCTCCCATTTGCCCATCCCTTCCTCCTAAGTCGCTTTTGTCTTGTCTGTCCTGGCTGTCTGTGTGTGGGTCACTCTCTGGAGTTCAGAGCCCCTGAGCCAGTAGTCCACTTTCCAGCTTCTCGAAGGGCCTCCCTAACTCCACCTAGGCTGCCAGGGACTGGGGCCAGCTGGTTCAAGGCCATTGGGAGCTCTGCCTCcaaatctctccctccctttcctgggctccctcaccctcctcctctcctccctgtgtGGTTCTTCCACTCTCCCTCCTTTTGCCTGTCCCCCCCCCCTCACATTTGTCCCTACTTCTCGCCATTTTtccaccttcctcccttcttccttt is from Suricata suricatta isolate VVHF042 chromosome 10, meerkat_22Aug2017_6uvM2_HiC, whole genome shotgun sequence and encodes:
- the PIANP gene encoding PILR alpha-associated neural protein isoform X1 — protein: MKSKMWPALLLSHLLPLWPLLLLPLPPPAQGSSSSPRTPPAPARPPCARGGPSAPRHVCVWERAPPPSRSPRVPRSRRQVLPGTAPPATPSGFEEGPPSSQYPWAIVWGPTVSREDGGDPNSANPGFLPLDYGFAAPHGLATPHPNSDSMRGDGDGLILGEAPATLRPFLFGGRGEGVDPQLYVTITISIIIVLVATGIIFKFCWDRSQKRRRPSGQQGALRQEESQQPLTDLSPAGVTVLGAFGDSPSPTPDHEEPRGGPRPGMPQPKGAPAFQLNRIPLVNL
- the PIANP gene encoding PILR alpha-associated neural protein isoform X2, with the translated sequence MKSKMWPALLLSHLLPLWPLLLLPLPPPAQGSSSSPRTPPAPARPPCARGGPSAPRHVCVWERAPPPSRSPRVPRSRRQVLPGTAPPATPSGFEEGPPSSQYPWAIVWGPTVSREDGGDPNSANPGFLPLDYGFAAPHGLATPHPNSDSMRGDGDGLILGEAPATLRPFLFGGRGEGVDPQLYVTITISIIIVLVATGIIFKFCWDRSQKRRRPSGQQGALRQEESQQPLTDLSPAGVTVLGAFGDSPSPTPDHEEPRGGPRPGMPQPKGAPAFQLNRNLVLVR